A portion of the Musa acuminata AAA Group cultivar baxijiao chromosome BXJ1-1, Cavendish_Baxijiao_AAA, whole genome shotgun sequence genome contains these proteins:
- the LOC135677036 gene encoding uncharacterized protein LOC135677036 codes for MSTEAVNPKAYPLADAQLTITILDLIQQAANYKQLKKGANEATKTLNRGISEFVVMSADTEPLEILLHLPLLAEDKNVPYVFVPSKQALGRACGVTRPVIACSVTSNEGSQLKSQIQQLKDAIEKLLI; via the exons ATG AGCACGGAGGCGGTGAACCCGAAGGCGTATCCCCTGGCTGACGCCCAGCTGACCATCACCATCCTCGACCTCATCCAGCAGGCCGCCAACTACAAGCAGCTCAAGAAAGGCGCCAATGAAG CTACCAAGACTCTGAACAGAGGAATATCGGAGTTCGTGGTGATGTCGGCAGACACGGAGCCGCTCGAGATCCTCCTTCATCTCCCATTGCTTGCTGAGGACAAG AATGTGCCATACGTCTTTGTTCCTTCCAAACAAGCACTTGGTCGGGCTTGTGGAGTTACAAGGCCTGTGATTGCTTGTTCTGTGACTAGCAACGAAGGTAGCCAGTTGAAATCCCAAATACAGCAACTCAAG GATGCTATTGAGAAGCTGCTCATATAG
- the LOC103999470 gene encoding uncharacterized protein LOC103999470, whose translation METQKTKSKESQSVDPAMASCRKKKSDDASFMEDLRDHIDEFIHASMDEHKSCFKKTIQKMFGMSKVVAQRASETKEVESSLPLQTTVAQEGM comes from the exons ATGGAAACACAAAAAACTAAATCCAAAGAGTCACAATCAGTTGATCCAGCCATGGCCTCATGTCGAAAGAAGAAATCAGATGATGCCAGTTTCATGGAGGATCTGAGAGACCACATTGATGAATTCATTCATGCTTCGATGGATGAGCATAAGAGTTGCTTCAAGAAGACTATTCAAAAG ATGTTTGGAATGTCCAAGGTGGTTGCGCAGAGGGCTTCGGAAACTAAAGAAGTCGAAAGTTCTTTGCCACTTCAGACAACTGTGGCCCAGGAGGGTATGTGA
- the LOC103999479 gene encoding cytochrome c oxidase subunit 6a, mitochondrial-like, translating to MAASMARSGLRSASFLLRRGAKSNAVAPAKRSFSASAHDDAHETAKWEKITYAGIVTCTTLAIYNLSKGHPHHEEPPAYPYLHIRNKEFPWGPDSLFEKKHADH from the exons ATGGCGGCGTCAATGGCGAGATCCGGCCTTCGATCGGCGTCGTTTCTCCTCCGCCGGGGAGCGAAGAGCAACGCcgtcgccccagccaagaggagcTTCTCCGCCTCCGCCCACGATGACGCCC ATGAGACCGCGAAATGGGAGAAGATAACGTATGCCGGGATCGTGACCTGCACGACCCTCGCCATCTATAACCTCTCCAAGGGCCATCCCCACCACGAAGAACCCCCG GCTTATCCTTACTTGCACATTCGCAACAAGGAATTCCCCTGGG GTCCTGATAGTCTCTTTGAGAAGAAGCATGCTGATCACTAG
- the LOC135679439 gene encoding AAA-ATPase At3g28580-like: MLAMEPKKKQEIIDDLETFSKSQDYYAKIGKAWKRGYLLYGPPGTGKSTMIGCMANFLNYDVYDIDLTAVKDNTELRHLIVNTDSKSIIVIEDIDCSLHLSGAREAKKSNQGNKESVDEEKGDEGKSKATFSGPLNFIDGQNKGEGKSKVTLSGLLNSVDGLWSACGGERLIVFTTNHVEELDPALIRRGRMDVHIELGYCGFEAFKVLAKNYLGVEEHPLFEKVKDLLEKVNISPAEVAESLMPKNLREEDKASQCLRDLVRTLDQKKQEEDGGKGKKETQVKQ; encoded by the coding sequence ATGCTGGCTATGGAGCCTAAGAAGAAGCAAGAGATCATCGACGACCTGGAGACCTTCAGCAAGAGCCAAGACTACTATGCCAAGATCGGCAAGGCATGGAAGCGCGGCTACCTTCTCTATGGTCCACCGGGCACCGGCAAGTCCACCATGATCGGATGCATGGCCAACTTCCTCAACTACGATGTCTACGACATCGACCTCACCGCCGTCAAGGACAACACTGAGCTCCGCCATCTCATCGTGAACACTGACAGCAAGTCCATCATCGTGATCGAGGACATCGACTGTTCCCTCCATCTCTCTGGCGCCCGAGAAGCAAAAAAGAGCAACCAGGGAAACAAAGAGAGCGTCGACGAGGAGAAGGGTGATGAGGGGAAGAGCAAAGCGACGTTCTCGGGGCCGTTGAATTTTATCGACGGTCAGAATAAGGGTGAGGGGAAGAGCAAAGTGACGCTCTCGGGGCTGTTGAATTCCGTCGACGGTCTGTGGTCTGCATGCGGAGGCGAGCGTCTTATCGTGTTCACGACGAACCACGTGGAGGAACTCGACCCAGCTTTGATAAGAAGGGGGAGGATGGACGTACACATCGAGCTTGGCTACTGCGGTTTCGAGGCGTTCAAGGTTCTTGCTAAGAATTACTTGGGTGTGGAGGAGCACCCGTTGTTCGAGAAGGTGAAGGACTTGCTGGAGAAGGTGAACATCTCACCGGCGGAGGTTGCAGAGTCGCTGATGCCCAAGAATCTACGCGAAGAGGACAAGGCAAGCCAGTGTCTGAGGGATTTGGTTCGAACACTGGACCAAAAAAAACAGGAAGAGGACGGAGGAAAGGGGAAGAAGGAGACGCAAGTGAAGCAGTAG
- the LOC103999488 gene encoding uncharacterized protein LOC103999488: protein MVWKHEFQSVSVLMAVLLFVFPTPCAAVMSEGTAMQLAHAELVRVAGYGDERLSTVLVTGTLLCSARMHRSPGLFTSNVPGAKVAVACKTEGRRELSWAYGLTDDYGEFIVDLPSHLHANPKLEEDCIVRVLRVPKKGSFCDLVSGVRSKHITLSSVGESIRVYTAGTLILSHRTRS from the exons ATGGTGTGGAAGCACGAATTCCAAAGCGTCTCCGTGTTGATGGCTGTTCTTCTCTTCGTCTTCCCCACCCCATGCGCCGCGGTGATGAGCGAGGGCACGGCCATGCAGCTCGCGCACGCCGAGCTCGTCCGGGTTGCAGGATATGGAGACGAGAGGCTGTCCACCGTGCTCGTCACCGGAACCCTTCTCTGCAGTGCACGCATGCACCGAAGTCCCGGCCTCTTCACATCCAACGTCCCAG GTGCCAAGGTTGCAGTTGCATGCAAAACCGAAGGGAGAAGGGAGCTTAGCTGGGCCTATGGATTAACCGATGACTACGGAGAGTTCATTGTAGACCTCCCTTCCCATCTGCACGCAAACCCAAAGCTGGAAGAAGATTGCATTGTTAGGGTTCTTCGCGTGCCGAAGAAGGGTTCCTTCTGTGATCTTGTCTCAGGTGTACGCTCCAAACATATAACGTTGTCCTCGGTTGGAGAAAGCATCCGTGTGTATACAGCAGGAACCCTAATCTTGAGTCACAGGACCAGATCTTAA